Below is a genomic region from Osmia bicornis bicornis chromosome 3, iOsmBic2.1, whole genome shotgun sequence.
GGATACTCGCATGGACAGGAGGGTAGCGAGACTAACCCACCTGTAATATCATTGTAAACTTtagataaaaaaattgatggaTATCAGGGGCACCGGAAGGATGTTGATTTCTCACCTAAGAACACTTTCTCCAGTTTATCTTTGCTGTTCAACCACTTTTGACAAGGATCTTCGTTTGTCGCGTTTACGAAGTTCAGTTCCTTAAAAATGTCGTGGCTCTCCGTGGCTGAAGCGTTTCGTAGACTCTGAAACAATTTACTCAACAGGGCACCTAAACTCTCAGGCATTTCAACTTGATCCTCGATATAAAATGGCGATACGTCTTCTTCATAATCGACGTTCTCTTCAACTTCGTTCTTCTTCGTTTGACCTTTCGCACTGAAAGATGCTTCTGTCTTCTCAAACTCAATCTCATCCGAAAGAACGCGTTCATCGTACGTGTCTAATAGATCAGATTCTGCTGCATTGTCAACGATGGAGGTATTATTATTCGTAACAATAGTTCTATCCTTTGCATCGAGCCTACTTTTCTCTTCGATGGCTTCAGTAATATCGTAATCTTCGCTTTTAGCTTTCTGCTCCGTGTTGTTGTTTCGCGAGGGGAACAGTCGGCTGGAAGATGCAGCCCGGAAACACGCTGGTCGATTTCTGCAGCGACGCCGTTTCCGGTGCTTCGAGTGTCTCGTTGCTACTGTTTCTTCTGCGACATCCCCGCTTCTTTTACTTCTGTTCGGTACAGTCATCCAAGAAGAAGGATTAAAGAGTCCCAAAACTGATTCTTCGGTCGTGATTGCTTCCACTTTTCTGCTCGTTTCCTCGTGATTTGTCTAGAAAGCAAAGATTTGAAAGAATTTGTGCAGGTACCACAGGTCAAGCAGGAGGGTATGAAGAAAATCACGTAAGGGACTCTAGCAGTGGACAGCACCGGAGAAGGGCAACAGTCGGCGCGACATCAAAAGAGGCCATGTTTGGCTCGTGGATGAGATACGGACTCGCGAAGGGTAAAGGGACGCGCGGCAGTACACGCTGGAATGGAATGGAGCGGAATGGGATACGCTCGGCGCTACAGGTCGAACGTTTCTACTTCTTGGAAACGTTCGTTGCAAGATCATTTACCATTCAATAGCGTAGCAGCCAATCGGCTTCAAAATGAAGTTTCAAATCAACAAAAATCAgctgaaaattcaaattactTACCCGATAACTTGTCGTGTGTGCCGTCGAAGCGATTAACATTGATTGGAAGAGGAACATCCAATAAATCAAGACCGAGGCCTTCATGTTTGTCATCGACGATCAGCGTGCACGTTCCTCATAATGCTCGTTCCTGGCAGCAACTTTGAAATCGTTAACTTTTCGTTGTTAATGTACGTTTAGGTAAACGATGGAATCGGCGGATCGAATGCTCGACGTCTCATTCTTCGCTGATGTTTCTATTTCTTTCTGGAAGAATTCGAATTCGAGCGGCAAGGAACGTTCCCTCGTGGTCGTCGGCCTCTTTGTTTACGAACGCAACGCGTCAAGAACGATCGACCAGGTGAACGTGATCATCGATACAACCGAGCCAGGTGAAGAATAACGATATAGTGGAAGGGAGAGATAACGCGGGCAAAAGGTGGCGAGgaacgaaaaaagaagagacaACAACGGAAAGGTAAGGAAGAAACACGGGGCACGAGGCACAAGGCGCGCACCGTTCAAAGGCCTACCACTATATGTATAGTTGTGAACTCGTGAAGTTCTTGTCCCACTATAATGGCCCAAGCGGTTGTAGCGGAGAGGCTGGAGAGGTAGCGCGCCGGATGACAGAACACTACGTCATTGTACGGGCGGTACAGTTCACAGCTTAGGGTTTCTTACGTTAGCCGCAGCTCCTCCGCTTCTattgctttttcttctttcctcttaCATCGTTCCATTTCACGCTACGCTCTTCTCCTTTACTCCCCCTTTTGCTGTACGTCGGCTTAACCCTCCT
It encodes:
- the LOC114877593 gene encoding uncharacterized protein LOC114877593; translated protein: MTNMKASVLIYWMFLFQSMLIASTAHTTSYRTNHEETSRKVEAITTEESVLGLFNPSSWMTVPNRSKRSGDVAEETVATRHSKHRKRRRCRNRPACFRAASSSRLFPSRNNNTEQKAKSEDYDITEAIEEKSRLDAKDRTIVTNNNTSIVDNAAESDLLDTYDERVLSDEIEFEKTEASFSAKGQTKKNEVEENVDYEEDVSPFYIEDQVEMPESLGALLSKLFQSLRNASATESHDIFKELNFVNATNEDPCQKWLNSKDKLEKVFLGGLVSLPSCPCEYPSNIFYEDKIWDEKQKKYFRWRDVSGNSQRLDIYKPGATYCIRSLLTQGSGSAAAQHCCYDRSRKLLTRGSGAGTTNFVSPEISPILHERIDILPWRLCKGDFSRYNGVRPPNNDNSCEANPDDEEYQRQIDNTKYY